GGCAATGCAGGTCATGCCCAGCTCGACTTCCTCCCGCTCGATGGCGTAGCCGTTGCGCCGAATGGCTTCCAGCTCCTTCAGCAGCTCGTCCCAGTCGGTAATCGTATATTCCGTAAACTTCTTCAATTTGCATCCTGCGTACCGGCGGCAGTATGATTCGGAAAAGGCCAGCAGGCATTTTCCCGACGCCGCGCAGTAACTGGGCCGGATCGCGCCGATAGGAGGCGCCATGTCGACGGTCTGGGGCGATTTGATTTTTTCCAGTATGACGTGCTGCGGATACGGCGCGTCGGACTGGACAAAGGTCGTCATGTGGACGCTCTCCTTGCATTGAAGGGACAGAGCCTTCGCATAGGGGTAGGCGACCTTTTGAAAGGATTCCTTTTCGCGGAACAGCATGCCCAGGGAGTACACCTGCAGGCCCAGCCAATACAGACCCGTTTCGCCGTCGCGGCGCACGAAGTCCCGCCCCTCCAGCGTATCCAGGGTCCGGCTCACAGTGCTCTTGTGCATTCCCATCTTCTTGCTGATCTGCGTAAGGCTCAAAGGCGCTTCTTCCTGTAAAAAGAGTTGAAGGATTGCCAGCGCCCGGTCAATTGATTCTATCATACGTTCCGCTCCTTCCTGCCAACAGCGTGCAGTTCCCGCCAACGCAATGGTTGTTGCGTCGGCGCAGTCTTACGTTTCATTATACGTACATTGGGAAGGATGTCAATATGTACGTTTACTCGTCCGTTTCCTTAGCTTCTGCCGCCGCA
This region of Megasphaera stantonii genomic DNA includes:
- a CDS encoding IclR family transcriptional regulator; translation: MIESIDRALAILQLFLQEEAPLSLTQISKKMGMHKSTVSRTLDTLEGRDFVRRDGETGLYWLGLQVYSLGMLFREKESFQKVAYPYAKALSLQCKESVHMTTFVQSDAPYPQHVILEKIKSPQTVDMAPPIGAIRPSYCAASGKCLLAFSESYCRRYAGCKLKKFTEYTITDWDELLKELEAIRRNGYAIEREEVELGMTCIAAPIFSNHEIIAAISVSGPVSRVTEDMQEQIIQAVKKTAAEITQALH